The following nucleotide sequence is from Acyrthosiphon pisum isolate AL4f chromosome A2, pea_aphid_22Mar2018_4r6ur, whole genome shotgun sequence.
aaatatcaaaattaaaatacaaattatttaatagctataatattataaataacaatttttattgatactTTGTTATTTCACTAGTTAATGGTTATTAATGTTCTATCAAACAACAAATATATCACattaattaaatctatattagtATTCTTATTAAGGTATAtcgtaaaaatcaaaaataattttactgattGTGATAtgacaaaactaaaaatattttcttattttacacataattatgtattgaaaacttaaaacatataatgatgtaaatatataagtatttttgtacagaaatttaatttgattactcATATAGCTAGACCAAAAACTGATACAATAACATACATAGTTTTGTTTTCCCATCTAACAGTACAACTACCATCTGTCAAGTTATCCCAATAACACGAACTTGCTGCATGAAAACCAGCACCGTTTTTTTGCATGATAGCACATGtaactgcaaaaaaaaaaacgtacaggtaattaaattgaataattatattataaacatttaaagtaaaatcaGGGCCAGCTTAAGGCACATGCAAGTGGGACGTACAGCGATTTTAAGTGAATAATTAGGGGTGCCATTTTGACCACAGATATGGacttattgtaaattgtaatattgtaccaGGTGGAGAAATACCTAAAGCCGGctctaaatcaaataatttaaaacaaacaattacaatatttcttcttacctatgtatttaaaagGTTTGGCCAGTTTACAAAGTCTTGTTAAGCAGTTTTCAACTACAGAATCCGTCCatttatttaccatattttgtTGGTATAATTGACTGCCAATTGAATGTTCAATTGAGTCCTTAATAATATCACTCACTTCATCCACCACAAAAAGggtctaaaacaaaaatatttatatttatagtacaattggttactataatactatcaCATCAGAACTTAGgagttacaattattttgacaaacagttttttttttttttttactacgtctataataaattattatcgatcattttaattcaatttcagtaaaacatattttgttacattataattgataattatgtacaacgcattaatatgtatttatcataaatttgttaatatataaaacaataataataataatagtaatataatatatgaacttttACCCCTTCGTTAACTTCAACCAtcgttttcgattttatttgaaataaattaatgtttttgaatgatataataaaggTAAATAGTAAAACTTAGATTTTGAacgtctattttttttatactagtaAAGTTGTCACGGCAACAACTATTTAGTAATATGTcgataaagtatatataatattataaattatcaccagggaccacgaattaagatataacTAGTTACTAGTATACGGAACGtcttatcaatgtttttctGACTCCGccccacggactaagatatacaggactggaatCCTGTAAACCCCCACTGGAATCGACATGGCCGGGGGGTAGTAGAAGGCCGGTTCTCAAATGTTTCTAAAGGTACAGGTGTGGTTACTAGCGCATTCTGTTAGCATATATTGACAACGcactgaaataattatttttgaaataataataatattattttattatttattttttacaatttcaataattataatatattatattataattattgaaattgtatttttgaaaccTAATCCTACTGGCTAGTATATTTTGTAGACGTATCATCGACTTAAGTGACTGTCCGTAACATCGGTTTGTGTTCTGTGTATGCACTGATTTTAAAATGCCTTGTCAATGTACACTGTTGGTTCTTTATATCACCGTGCCTTTGATAATTCAGCGCTGCTGTAACGCTTCGTCAGCAactataaattgtcattttttaattcagcgcAAAACTACGCTGCTTGTGATAGGTAGATgtcgttttttaattcatcatattGATCACAACCTAGCGAACTAAACAGCAGTTCCAGCAGGTTAgaacacgattaaagataatagCTAATGGTTCTACGGTTTTACGAAACCGCGATATGTTATGGACTGCCTACTAGCCCTATCTAGGTGATTTACTTAAGAACTATTTGTCATTGTAATATCACGaaatattcaaatgaaaaaagaCCACAGAAGACAGAACAAACGAAAgacaatatgtaaataattaattaataataaataattgaaaattataccaAATAAGTCCATTACTATTAGATAtagaataagtaaaatattaatgttatttagtaTGTAAATTAGATTTGACAAAAAGGTCATCtaaaccacacacacacatttgttttatttaaaaagattatTAGAAAACTAATTAACAAGACATTTAGAGACaagatttattcaaataataaacatatttaatataatataatatatacatacaatatacagtatacaatatttacctaaataaataactagCCGTTAAAGATATGTTGTtaacatgtacctataaattaattttttgttcacaTATTCAACATTAGGTGCTCACTAATTTTGATAGCTTTTTTGGgggtttattttgttttttaattcttgGTTTTTCGTGTAAGACAATTGCCTTATTctcattgtaatataaattacaaatatatttgttaatatatcaACTTTATGTTTGTGCGAGAATTTGAGAACTAGTTTCATACTGAAAAAATTCTTCAAGttttcaaaaatcttaaaaaagttgatgtagccatgtaggcatctaaatcaaaattctaatgacTAGTTTCTGAACTATtaaagtgtttataatatgtactaagaTTATAATCTTCAAAAATGGTATAGCCaagtattgtaaatttaaaacaaggtttctcagAAGTATTTGACAGTTTAAccaaaataatctataaattatataaatatggtcTCGTTTAGTAGATATCTATTTTCAGTTCATATTTGGACGAACTTTGATAACTAAACGGAGAATAAtcaatttaagtttatttttctgttatttataaaaatattataatatctattgacCATCTTcactcaaaattgttttttgtagacaacttatacaatgatattaatatattatattattgaattcaaattctaCACATCTGTTAGACAGTGGCCACTGATCAACACGTAATGTACAGGAGTAAAGCTGAATAGTAtcttgatcatattttttattttttgatgttcGGTTTAGTAGAAATAAGGTTTTTACTGGAAGAAAAATGAGAAAATTCAAGAAAAACTGTAAGTATGTTATCTCATTGgatttttctatacattttcttttgtatttaaattataatagttgagGGGTTGAGCGCAACGACAGTGGCCTAACCCTCCAAAATTCATAAACtgagatattaatataaacttgtttagaattaaaaatattacagtgCAACACCGgcctattgtttttaaatttattttaccactAGATGGCAGCATTATATAAGTTGTTGcatcatcatattttatgtttcatagtaatgcaacaataataaaagCTGTATTACTCCCATTAATCATTTGTAGGGTTAGGCCACTGTTGCGCTCAACCCCTCAGTTATAGTAGAAAtcagtttcaattttcaaatacaaattgtacTATGTGGAGTACATTAGTGGTaatcgtaataaattataattcattacaaTTACTGAAATAACTAAATTTGATTTCTGGATATGTGCAGAAACAgatgattttaaaaacttttttttaaacacatatgATAACAgtagaaatgtatatttatgtgttttttgaTGGACCACTAATCTTTTTAAGTTGATTttcataatatcttaataaaataacagtattttttatattatctatttaactTCTTTAGTGTGaagtacttgtataatattaagaatataatttcttAGTTTGTGCTTTTTTCTCGTAAAATATTCCTCACTTTCATTCAcctcattaattaaatataatagataatattaagcttgtttgattataatttattgtattgaattaatGCTCATTGCTCGGCTTAAACTTTTCTCCAGACTAGCCACCCAAagttaattcaatatttcaatgtcTTATTTCTGCTTCCATCTCACATTTATCTctaagtatgtattatttaaactcTTCTTCCAATTTAATGTACTCCTTATCTTATATCCCTAGCTAATTATTCAACAGGTTAATATCTAACCTACATAAAATAGGTTTTcaattgtcatatttttattccagTTAGCtgttgttataaattgtaaaaacaaatcttttgtatttaaatgattctaatttattacaattatataaaggacaaatgtttttttaaaagttatatgactAAAATAAGTGCTACAATGCGAGTGTAACAAATTTATTGAAGTATGatgagaattaaaaaaaaaatttacatcataAAAGAAGTGGATCGCATTAAAGGTCTAAAATCTGGTATAACGGACTCTTCttgtgaattaattaaattattaggtttAATAATTACAGCCTGTGGCGATTGATTTGATGATGTAGTGGCATAAGCATCAACCACTTTTAAAAGGCTTATTTTCACTACTTTATACAAAATGACTATTAATGATGTTTGAAGTAACAATGCTCCAAATCCCTTAAATAAACCAAATCGCCCTTCTTGTGCAACAGTTGTCGCAAAACAGTCTAATGGCCCTTCATAACCAGTTAAAATCGGCATTACAGAAGTTCCGGTATCTAAATTGTCAATAATAGTTCTTGTCCCTTGCAAATAAAGACGGTGCATAACTAACTCCAAAGGAAAAAGAACAGCATCACTGAATGCGGAAGCTGTTAAATCTGAAACTGCTTCCAGT
It contains:
- the LOC100574245 gene encoding dynein light chain Tctex-type 1 → MVEVNEGTLFVVDEVSDIIKDSIEHSIGSQLYQQNMVNKWTDSVVENCLTRLCKLAKPFKYIVTCAIMQKNGAGFHAASSCYWDNLTDGSCTVRWENKTMYVIVSVFGLAI